In Lysinibacillus sp. FSL M8-0337, the following proteins share a genomic window:
- the yaaA gene encoding S4 domain-containing protein YaaA codes for MKDIEIDVEFVTLGQLLKMTDAISSGGMAKWFLHENDVYVNGEVDDRRGRKLRNGDVVNIPGCGRFRIVGPTGQ; via the coding sequence ATGAAAGACATTGAAATCGATGTAGAGTTTGTCACGTTAGGGCAACTTTTAAAAATGACTGATGCCATTAGCTCAGGCGGTATGGCAAAATGGTTTTTACACGAAAATGATGTTTACGTAAATGGCGAGGTAGATGATCGCCGTGGTCGCAAATTACGTAACGGAGATGTTGTAAATATTCCTGGATGTGGCCGGTTCCGAATTGTTGGACCCACTGGACAATAA
- the dnaN gene encoding DNA polymerase III subunit beta has product MKFDILRDRLLEGLNDVMKAVSSKTTIPILTGIKIDVTNEGIRLTGSDADITIQTFIPVEEDGQQIIHIAETGSIVVQARMFNEIVRKLPTNEVEIQVTTGFQTHIRSGKSEFHLIGSDAAEYPLLPELTEDQKFTIPADLLKSIIRETVFAVATSESRPVLTGVNWQIKNETLICVATDSHRLARRKVQLEDLPEVEHSVVIPGKSLNELNKVLEDSTNLVQIVITSQQVLFKTGDVLFFSRLLEGNYPDTSRLIPEEYQTNVTINGKALLQAIDRASLVARGDRNNVVRFEILDSQAVEVSSNSPEIGKVQEEIPVEALEGDNLKISFSAKYMMEALKAIDGQDVVIQFTGAMRPFILRSVHDDAILQLILPVRTY; this is encoded by the coding sequence ATGAAATTTGATATTTTACGTGACCGTTTACTAGAAGGTTTAAATGATGTCATGAAAGCCGTAAGTTCGAAAACAACAATTCCGATATTAACGGGGATTAAAATTGATGTAACAAACGAAGGAATTCGTCTAACTGGTAGTGATGCAGATATTACAATTCAAACATTTATCCCAGTAGAAGAAGATGGGCAACAAATTATTCACATTGCGGAAACTGGTTCAATCGTTGTACAAGCACGTATGTTCAATGAAATTGTTCGTAAATTGCCGACAAACGAGGTTGAAATTCAAGTAACAACAGGTTTCCAAACGCATATTCGTTCAGGGAAATCAGAATTCCATTTAATTGGCTCTGATGCTGCTGAATATCCTTTATTACCAGAATTAACAGAGGATCAAAAATTTACTATTCCTGCTGACTTACTAAAATCAATTATCCGTGAAACAGTATTCGCAGTGGCAACTTCTGAAAGCAGACCCGTGTTGACAGGTGTAAACTGGCAGATTAAAAACGAAACATTAATCTGTGTTGCAACAGATAGCCACCGCTTAGCAAGACGTAAAGTACAGCTAGAAGATTTACCTGAAGTTGAACATAGTGTAGTCATTCCTGGTAAAAGTTTAAATGAGTTAAATAAGGTGTTAGAAGATTCTACAAATCTTGTCCAAATTGTTATTACAAGTCAGCAAGTATTATTTAAAACAGGAGATGTATTATTCTTCTCTCGTTTACTTGAAGGGAACTACCCTGATACATCACGTTTAATTCCAGAAGAATATCAAACAAATGTAACGATTAACGGTAAAGCTTTATTACAAGCAATTGATCGTGCATCACTTGTCGCACGAGGAGATCGTAATAATGTTGTGCGCTTCGAAATTTTAGATAGTCAAGCGGTTGAAGTTTCATCGAATTCTCCGGAGATAGGTAAAGTACAAGAAGAAATACCTGTGGAAGCATTAGAAGGGGATAACTTAAAAATTTCCTTTAGCGCTAAATACATGATGGAAGCATTAAAAGCAATTGATGGTCAAGATGTGGTTATTCAATTCACTGGTGCGATGAGACCATTTATTTTACGCTCTGTTCATGATGATGCAATTCTGCAACTAATTTTACCAGTTCGCACATATTAA
- the dnaA gene encoding chromosomal replication initiator protein DnaA, producing the protein MEHLEELWNNVLAQVEQKISKPSFETWLKSTKLLSYNGSGSTVTIAAPNSFARDWLENHYIHLITGILTELTGEDLLIKFVVQKNQDSDDFDLPAPIIQAKNNDHHDISPGMLNPKYTFDTFVIGSGNRFAHAASLAVAEAPAKAYNPFFIYGGVGLGKTHLMHAIGHYVLEHNPNAKVVYLSSEKFTNEFINSIRDNKALDFRNKYRNVDVLLIDDIQFLAGKESTQEEFFHTFNTLHEESKQIVISSDRPPKEIPTLEDRLRSRFEWGLITDIAPPDLETRIAILRKKAKADGLDVPNEVMLYIANQIDSNIRELEGALIRVVAYSSLVNKDITATLAAEALKDIIPNTKPRTVTILDIQNAVGEHFNIRLEDFSAKKRTKLIAFPRQIAMFLSRELTDFSLPKIGEEFGGRDHTTVIHAHEKISSLLKNDVQLQQDIKQIRSMLGK; encoded by the coding sequence TTGGAACATTTAGAAGAATTATGGAATAATGTCCTGGCTCAAGTTGAACAAAAAATTTCTAAACCAAGCTTCGAAACGTGGCTAAAGTCTACTAAATTACTTTCTTACAATGGAAGTGGTTCAACCGTGACAATAGCGGCGCCAAATTCGTTTGCTCGAGACTGGCTTGAAAATCATTATATTCATTTGATTACAGGTATATTAACGGAGCTAACAGGCGAAGACTTGCTTATTAAATTTGTTGTTCAAAAAAACCAGGATTCGGACGATTTTGACTTACCAGCGCCGATTATCCAAGCAAAAAATAACGACCATCATGATATTTCACCAGGGATGTTAAATCCGAAATATACATTTGATACGTTTGTTATTGGCTCTGGAAACCGCTTCGCACATGCTGCATCGTTAGCTGTTGCTGAAGCCCCTGCAAAGGCTTATAACCCATTCTTTATATATGGGGGCGTAGGGCTTGGCAAAACGCATTTAATGCACGCAATTGGTCATTATGTGTTAGAACATAATCCAAACGCAAAAGTCGTGTACTTATCATCAGAAAAGTTTACAAATGAATTTATTAACTCTATTCGCGATAATAAAGCACTCGATTTTCGCAACAAATACCGTAATGTAGATGTGCTGCTAATTGATGATATTCAATTCCTTGCTGGAAAAGAATCGACTCAAGAAGAATTTTTCCATACTTTTAACACATTGCACGAGGAATCAAAACAAATTGTCATATCAAGTGACCGTCCACCTAAGGAAATACCTACTTTAGAGGATCGCTTACGTTCTCGATTTGAGTGGGGGCTAATTACAGATATAGCTCCACCTGATTTAGAAACGCGTATCGCTATTCTACGAAAAAAAGCAAAAGCGGACGGTTTGGATGTACCAAACGAAGTCATGCTCTATATTGCGAACCAGATTGACTCCAATATCCGGGAGCTTGAAGGTGCGCTTATTCGTGTCGTAGCTTACTCTTCGTTAGTAAACAAGGATATTACAGCTACATTAGCCGCTGAAGCATTAAAAGATATCATTCCTAATACAAAACCTAGAACTGTGACAATTTTAGACATTCAAAATGCAGTAGGAGAGCACTTTAATATTCGTTTAGAAGATTTTTCAGCTAAAAAACGAACTAAGCTAATCGCCTTTCCTCGACAAATTGCGATGTTTTTATCACGCGAATTAACAGATTTCTCGCTGCCGAAAATTGGCGAAGAGTTTGGTGGTCGTGACCATACTACTGTTATCCATGCTCATGAAAAAATATCTTCTTTGTTGAAAAATGACGTTCAACTGCAACAAGATATTAAACAAATTCGTAGCATGCTAGGGAAATAA
- the recF gene encoding DNA replication/repair protein RecF, producing MHIEQLKLTNYRNYDALTLKFSPKINVFIGENAQGKTNVMESIYVLAMAKSHRTTNDKELIRWDSDYGKIEGAVQKRHGILPIELTITKKGKKGKINHIEQSRLSHYIGQMNVVMFAPEDLNVVKGSPQIRRRFIDMEIGQISPVYLHDLLTFQKILKQRNHYLKMNQGKIMTNDVMYDVYNEQYIHAATQIIRKRFQFMDLLQEWAEPIHAGISQGKETLMIKYRTVAGIDKGQTASEMEDLLLKKLVEVKNREFERGVTMVGPHRDDLQFLVNGYDVQTYGSQGQQRTTALSLKLAEIELIKQETNETPILLLDDVLSELDDYRQSHLLNTIQGEVQTFVTTTSVDGIHHETMEHAQLFHVKQGAIEES from the coding sequence ATGCATATTGAGCAGTTAAAACTTACAAATTACCGCAACTATGATGCGTTAACGTTAAAATTCTCTCCAAAAATAAATGTATTTATTGGTGAAAATGCCCAAGGGAAAACAAATGTGATGGAATCCATCTACGTATTAGCGATGGCTAAATCACATCGCACGACGAACGATAAAGAATTGATACGTTGGGATTCAGACTATGGTAAAATAGAAGGGGCCGTTCAAAAAAGGCACGGTATTTTACCAATAGAGCTTACCATTACGAAAAAGGGCAAAAAGGGTAAAATTAATCATATTGAACAAAGCCGTCTTAGTCATTATATTGGTCAAATGAATGTGGTTATGTTTGCGCCAGAAGATTTAAATGTTGTTAAGGGAAGCCCGCAAATACGACGACGTTTTATTGATATGGAGATTGGGCAAATTTCGCCCGTCTACTTACATGATTTATTAACCTTTCAAAAGATTTTAAAACAACGCAATCATTATTTGAAAATGAATCAGGGTAAGATAATGACAAACGATGTGATGTATGATGTTTATAATGAGCAGTATATTCACGCAGCTACCCAAATTATTCGAAAAAGATTTCAATTTATGGATTTATTACAAGAGTGGGCAGAGCCGATTCATGCAGGAATTTCACAAGGTAAGGAAACTTTAATGATTAAATACCGCACTGTAGCAGGTATTGATAAAGGACAGACTGCTAGTGAAATGGAAGATCTATTACTTAAAAAGTTAGTAGAGGTAAAGAATCGTGAATTTGAGCGTGGTGTCACGATGGTTGGACCACATCGAGATGATTTACAATTTTTAGTGAATGGCTATGATGTGCAAACATATGGCTCACAAGGACAGCAGCGTACAACTGCTTTGTCATTAAAGCTCGCCGAAATTGAGTTAATTAAACAAGAAACAAATGAAACACCCATTCTACTTTTAGACGATGTATTGTCGGAACTCGATGATTATCGCCAATCGCATTTATTAAATACCATTCAAGGTGAAGTCCAAACCTTTGTAACGACTACAAGTGTTGATGGAATTCATCATGAGACGATGGAACATGCTCAGCTGTTCCACGTGAAACAAGGTGCGATTGAAGAAAGTTAG